The Desulfonatronum sp. SC1 genome includes a window with the following:
- a CDS encoding hydrogenase iron-sulfur subunit, with translation MSALAGKELRIVGFLCNWCSYGGADTAGVGRFTQPTDLRIIRVPCSGRINPLFVAKTLLSGADGVLVSGCHPRDCHYAEGNFYARRRLEVFKRLLPTMGIDPDRFEYTWVSASEGQRWQKVVTTFTEQIHKLGPAPRFGLAHEQNPATAAAC, from the coding sequence ATGTCAGCTCTAGCCGGAAAAGAACTTCGTATCGTTGGATTCTTGTGCAACTGGTGCTCCTACGGCGGGGCGGACACGGCCGGGGTGGGGCGGTTTACCCAGCCCACGGACCTGCGGATCATCCGCGTGCCCTGCTCGGGTCGGATCAACCCCTTGTTCGTGGCCAAGACGCTGCTCTCCGGGGCGGACGGTGTTCTGGTCTCCGGCTGTCACCCCCGGGATTGCCACTATGCCGAGGGCAATTTCTACGCCCGCCGTCGGCTGGAAGTCTTCAAGCGGCTTTTGCCGACCATGGGCATCGATCCGGACCGGTTCGAGTACACCTGGGTTTCCGCGTCCGAAGGGCAGCGGTGGCAGAAGGTGGTGACCACCTTCACGGAGCAGATTCACAAGCTCGGCCCGGCTCCCCGGTTCGGCTTGGCCCACGAACAGAACCCGGC